From the Brachyhypopomus gauderio isolate BG-103 chromosome 5, BGAUD_0.2, whole genome shotgun sequence genome, one window contains:
- the fgf18a gene encoding fibroblast growth factor 18a, giving the protein MWSFLSTLAVLCVQMMLVMCNPLQVFGVDGVNFSVHVENQTRARDPMSRRQPRVYQLYSRTSCKHVQVLGRKVSARGEDGDKFAQLVVETDTFGSQVRIRGKETNYYLCMNRKGKLVGKKASNRSPDCVFVEMVLENNYTALMSARYAGWYVGFTKRGRPRRGPHTLLNQQDVHFMKRLPPGEQLDHTPFRFTTVSKRTKRVRAARPR; this is encoded by the exons ATGTGGTCCTTTCTCTCCACGCTGGCTGTCTT GTGTGTCCAGATGATGCTGGTGATGTGTAATCCTCtgcag GTGTTCGGAGTCGATGGTGTGAACTTCAGCGTGCACGTGGAGAACCAGACCCGTGCACGAGACCCGATGAGCCGGCGCCAGCCGCGAGTCTACCAGCTCTACAGCCGCACCAGCTGCAAACACGTGCAGGTCCTGGGCCGCAAGGTCAGCGCCCGCGGGGAGGACGGAGACAAATTCG CCCAGCTCGTAGTGGAGACAGACACCTTCGGCAGCCAGGTGCGCATCAGGGGGAAGGAGACCAACTACTACCTGTGCATGAACCGCAAGGGCAAACTTGTAGGCAAG AAGGCCAGTAATCGTAGTCCAGACTGCGTCTTTGTGGAGATGGTTCTGGAGAACAACTACACGGCGCTAATGTCGGCCCGATATGCGGGCTGGTACGTGGGTTTCACCAAGAGGGGGCGCCCTCGCCGAGGTCCACACACGCTTCTCAACCAGCAGGACGTCCATTTCATGAAGAGGCTCCCACCGGGCGAGCAGCTGGACCACACGCCCTTCCGCTTCACCACCGTAAGCAAGAGGACCAAGAGGGTGCGAGCCGCGCGGCCGCGCTAG